A window from Salvia miltiorrhiza cultivar Shanhuang (shh) chromosome 2, IMPLAD_Smil_shh, whole genome shotgun sequence encodes these proteins:
- the LOC131012600 gene encoding uncharacterized protein LOC131012600, giving the protein MAELKFRYNPSEMNYDAYLEMKQKIKKKKQGESSGEPSSYSITTDHPIEIYSSRSRGKKVAEVDEAFLTDDFVTVALPPGASALTGYNQLSEQLEKLLLEEDRVVMVDYGIPKAFDMTVSTVFAGYQHVVYLKQLMVEREKELESLRAERVELRNELQLAKGDVEVGHKQLADLREQLQAQLATKDREISHLKAKLTEMNVTRRNELKVACFETNARARAEMTQQYLDGSCQDWETTATLKLWEDIQGQATQLSSDDGATNDD; this is encoded by the exons ATGGCGGAGCTTAAGTTTCGCTACAACCCGTCGGAGATGAACTATGATGCTTATTTGGAAATGAAACAaaagataaagaagaagaagcagggTGAAAGTTCGGGTGAACCGAGTAGTTATTCTATCACGACTGATCACCCCATTGAGATTTATTCAAGTCGTTCTAGGGGTAAGAAGGTTGCCGAGGTTGACGAGGCTTTCTTGACCGACGACTTTGTTACTGTGGCCTTACCTCCTGGTGCTTCAGCCTTAACTGGGTATAACCAATTGTCCGAGCAGCTTGAGAAGCTGTTGCTTGAGGAGGACAGGGTTGTCATGGTCGACTATGGAATTCCCAAAGCCTTTGACATGACCGTTTCTACGGTCTTTGCG GGCTACCAACATGTTGTTTATCTAAAACAACTCATGGTTGAGCGCGAGAAGGAGTTGGAGTCTCTTCGCGCAGAAAGGGTTGAGCTGAGGAATGAGCTCCAACTTGCTAAGGGAGATGTTGAGGTTGGTCATAAGCAGCTGGCAGACTTGAGGGAACAACTTCAGGCTCAGTTGGCCACAAAGGATAGGGAGATCAGCCATCTGAAGGCTAAGTTGACTGAGATGAACGTAACTCGACGCAATGAGCTTAAGGTAGCTTGTTTCGAGACGAATGCCCGGGCCCGAGCCGAGATGACTCAACAATATTTGGACGGGTCTTGTCAAGATTGGGAAACTACTGCGACTCTCAAGTTGTGGGAAGATATCCAGGGCCAAGCGACTCAGCTTTCGAGCGACGATGGTGCTACTAACGATGATTGA